Proteins found in one Quercus robur chromosome 2, dhQueRobu3.1, whole genome shotgun sequence genomic segment:
- the LOC126715403 gene encoding uncharacterized protein LOC126715403 translates to MLLRSSSTPILNSWLPHAVKDSSLVPELEIVPQIPKRRSSLCLTVGSSPPVISDPTTKAMTRALSETDLRELPVPRKKPFSRTLSGISVEEEVEEAIKMVGSGSKTVSSLGDRCEVGTNSGSGVLNLLVAGGFGCGGGKICGGGGGGRSDGDEDGSFDFWDSNHGNDGTDLYYQKMIEANPGNSLLLSNYARFLKEVRGDVEKAEEYCGRAILENPNDGEVLSMYANLIWQGHKDAPRAENYFDQAVKAAPDDCYVLASYARFLWDAEEEEEMDHEVEDGTSKTLPVTASFFHGAPIAASS, encoded by the exons ATGCTTCTACGAAGCTCATCAACTCCGATCCTAAATTCATGGCTTCCACACGCGGTAAAAGACTCATCCCTAGTCCCAGAGCTCGAAATAGTCCCCCAAATCCCCAAACGACGAAGCTCACTTTGCTTAACAGTCGGATCTTCTCCTCCGGTGATCAGCGATCCAACCACTAAGGCGATGACACGTGCGCTCTCCGAAACCGACCTCCGCGAGCTCCCGGTTCCGAGGAAGAAGCCGTTTTCGAGAACTCTGAGCGGAATCTCGGTggaggaggaggtggaggaAGCGATAAAGATGGTGGGGTCTGGTAGTAAAACGGTGTCGTCATTGGGGGATAGGTGCGAGGTTGGGACGAACAGTGGGAGTGGGGTGCTGAACTTGTTGGTGGCGGGTGGGTTCGGGTGTGGCGGCGGTAAGATCTGTGGCGGCGGTGGAGGTGGACGATCGGACGGTGATGAAGATGGGAGCTTCGATTTCTGGGATTCGAATCATGGGAATGATGGGACTGATTTGTATTATCAGAAAATGATCGAAGCTAATCCTGGAAACTCGCTTTTGCTCAGCAACTATGCTAGGTTCTTGAAAGAG GTTCGCGGAGATGTTGAAAAGGCGGAAGAGTATTGCGGGAGGGCGATTTTGGAGAACCCGAATGATGGGGAAGTGTTATCCATGTATGCAAATTTGATATGGCAGGGCCATAAGGATGCTCCTAGAGCTGAGAATTACTTTGATCAAGCTGTTAAAGCTGCCCCTGATGACTG TTATGTTCTAGCATCCTATGCTCGGTTTCTTTGGgatgctgaagaagaagaagaaatggaccatgaagTGGAAGATGGCACTAGCAAAACATTACCAGTAACAGCCAGTTTCTTCCATGGAGCTCCTATAGCTGCTTCTTCTTGA